From Cucumis melo cultivar AY chromosome 1, USDA_Cmelo_AY_1.0, whole genome shotgun sequence, a single genomic window includes:
- the LOC103499903 gene encoding cytochrome P450 705A22-like — protein MTETNTYILCFIFCFISTLLLQYFFHRSKTTKPSSSLRRLPPSPPSIPLLGHLHLLSPSLHKSFTALSSKFGPLLCLQLGAVRCIVVSSASLATEVFKTQDLAFSSRPKFAFSDETPYGSSGFFAAPYGDYWRFMKKLTMTELLAPKQVERSRVVRYEEVLRFLRKMVAAANDNQLVDVGAELMKLTNNSICRMMMSIRCADDSDESEKIRQLVKDTMEVGAKVAFGDVVGWPLKRVAFWVYGKQAIDVTMRYDAILEKALKQHEERGKVEGFDRDDRDLMDIILKVHQDSQAEFKITRTNVKAFLLDLFVGGTGTSTEVMQWIIAELINHPKELKKLREEILSVVGDSRLVQETDVPHMPYLQAVVKEGLRMYPAVPVAMRSCPQSCKINGYDIPENTMVGVNLFAIMRDPNSWEDPNEFRPERFISPAKESDGGMKQIQYEIKGQNFNFVPFGGGRRGCPGSTLAFTTSTVVIAAMVQCFDWKVDGKEEKKANMEIGSGLGLPMAHPLNCVPVVKFNPFASN, from the exons atgACAGAAACCAACACCTATATCCTCTGCTTCATCTTCTGTTTCATCTCAACTCTCCTCCTCCAATATTTTTTCCATAGATCAAAAACCACCAAACCCTCCTCCAGTCTCCGCCGCCTCCCCCCGAGCCCCCCGTCCATCCCTCTCCTCGGCCACCTTCACCTCCTCTCCCCCTCTCTCCACAAGTCCTTCACTGCCCTCTCCTCCAAATTTGGCCCACTTCTCTGCCTCCAACTCGGTGCTGTTCGTTGCATAGTCGTCTCCTCCGCCTCCCTCGCTACCGAAGTCTTTAAGACTCAAGATCTCGCCTTCTCTTCTCGTCCAAAGTTTGCCTTCAGCGACGAAACCCCCTATGGCAGCTCTGGATTCTTCGCCGCTCCTTACGGTGACTATTGGCGTTTCATGAAGAAGCTCACCATGACCGAGCTTCTTGCTCCGAAACAAGTTGAACGATCACGTGTTGTTCGGTACGAAGAGGTTTTGAGATTCTTGCGAAAAATGGTGGCTGCTGCCAACGACAACCAGCTCGTTGATGTTGGTGCAGAGCTCATGAAACTCACCAACAATAGCATTTGCAG GATGATGATGAGCATAAGATGCGCGGACGACAGTGACGAATCCGAAAAGATTCGACAACTAGTAAAAGATACAATGGAGGTTGGAGCAAAAGTAGCCTTCGGCGATGTGGTGGGATGGCCGCTGAAAAGGGTGGCATTTTGGGTGTATGGAAAACAAGCCATCGACGTGACGATGAG GTACGACGCGATATTAGAAAAAGCATTGAAGCAACATGAAGAGAGAGGGAAGGTAGAAGGTTTTGACAGAGATGACAGAGATTTAATGGATATAATCTTGAAGGTTCATCAAGATAGTCAAGCTGAGTTTAAGATTACTAGAACAAATGTGAAGGCTTTCTTGTTG GATCTTTTCGTCGGTGGCACCGGGACGTCGACGGAGGTGATGCAATGGATAATTGCAGAGCTAATCAACCACCCAAAAGAGCTGAAAAAGCTAAGAGAAGAGATACTCTCCGTTGTCGGAGACTCCAGACTTGTTCAGGAAACTGACGTTCCCCATATGCCCTACTTGCAA GCGGTGGTGAAGGAAGGTCTAAGAATGTACCCGGCGGTGCCGGTGGCGATGAGGAGTTGTCCACAAAGCTGCAAAATCAACGGTTACGACATACCGGAAAACACCATGGTAGGCGTCAATCTCTTCGCCATTATGAGAGATCCAAATTCCTGGGAAGATCCCAATGAGTTCCGGCCGGAGAGATTCATATCGCCGGCCAAGGAAAGCGACGGCGGCATGAAGCAGATCCAGTACGAAATTAAGGgccaaaattttaattttgttccATTTGGCGGTGGCCGGCGCGGGTGTCCAGGATCCACCTTGGCTTTCACCACGAGCACCGTCGTAATCGCCGCCATGGTCCAATGCTTTGACTGGAAAGTGGACGGGAAAGAGGAGAAGAAGGCGAATATGGAAATCGGGTCGGGTCTCGGGTTGCCCATGGCCCACCCGCTCAATTGCGTTCCCGTTGTGAAGTTCAACCCATTTGcttctaattaa
- the LOC103499904 gene encoding SURP and G-patch domain-containing protein 1-like protein isoform X1 codes for MDKGMPPTLFVNDGSFMERFKQLQQKNGEKDKDKDKDATSDEPKPIKIVAGTSIPHTSSKTSMQFKGGEIRKTAPTGKLAFSLKQKSKLVAPSVKLGADEDEDEPDAVDASDHLPEKRQKLGPQDGTEQPVLQSGDAPPSPSDPTVKKVADKLASFVAKHGRQFEHVTRQKNPGDTPFKFLFDESSADYKYYEYQLAQEEKALSQSVELKSSNDGGSMQTSKPRTGSQKSLQQSSSSNYQTPASALYEPSEDSRTSVGSSSTTAWPERAGEARPPSSGDPIAMMEFYMKKAAREERMRQPKQSKDEMPPPASLQASALGKRGHHMGDFIPHEELEKFLATCNDASARKFSKEAADKAKIQADNVGHRLLSKMGWKEGEGLGSSKSGIADPIMAGDVKTNNLGVGAHQPGEVTPEDDIYEQYKKRMMLGYRYRPNPLNNPRKAYY; via the exons ATGGACAAAGGAATGCCTCCTACCCTTTTTGTCAACGATGGATCATTTATGGAAAGGTTTAAACAACTCCAACAGAAAAATGGTGAGAAGGATAAGGATAAAGATAAAGATGCTACCTCTGACGAGCCAAAACCAATCAAGATTGTAGCAGGGACTTCGATTCCACATACTAGTAGTAAAACTAGTATGCAGTTTAAGGGTGGTGAGATTCGCAAGACTGCCCCAACTGGAAAACTTGCTTTCAGCTTGAAGCAGAAGTCTAAGCTTGTGGCACCTTCTGTGAAGTTAGGAGCAGATGAGGATGAAGATGAACCTGATGCCGTAGATGCATCTGATCATCTACCAGAGAAGCGTCAAAAGTTAGGTCCACAAGATGGTACTGAACAGCCAGTACTTCAATCTGGTGATG CACCACCTTCACCAAGTGATCCTACAGTGAAGAAAGTTGCCGACAAGCTAGCAAGTTTTGTGGCTAAACATGGAAGGCAATTTGAGCATGTTACTCGCCAAAAGAATCCTGGAGATACACCATTTAA ATTTCTGTTTGATGAGAGTTCTGCAGATTACAAATACTATGAATATCAGCTAGCTCAAGAAGAAAAAGCTTTATCACAGTCCGTCGAACTTAAATCCTCTAATG ATGGTGGGAGCATGCAAACTTCTAAGCCAAGGACTGGTTCTCAGAAATCTCTCCAGCAGTCTTCCTCATCAAATTATCAAACCCCTGCCTCTGCTTTATATGAACCGTCAGAAGATTCAAGGACTTCGGTGGGTTCATCCAGTACTACTGCATGGCCTGAAAGAGCAG GTGAAGCTAGACCACCATCAAGTGGAGATCCGATTGCAATGATGGAATTCTACATGAAGAAAGCTGCTCGCGAAGAGCGGATGAGACAACCTAAACAGTCAAAAGATGAAATGCCTCCTCCTGCGTCTCTTCAAG CTTCAGCCTTAGGGAAGAGAGGGCATCACATGGGTGACTTCATTCCCCACGAGGAGCTTGAAAAGTTCTTAGCTACATGCAATGATGCATCTGCCCGGAAATTTTCTAAAGAAGCCGCTGATAAGGCTAAAATTCAGGCTGATAATGTGGGGCACAGACTCCTATCTAAAATGGGATGGAAAGAAG GTGAGGGTCTGGGAAGCTCCAAGAGTGGCATTGCAGATCCCATAATGGCAGGTGATGTAAAAACAAATAACTTGGGTGTTGGAGCCCATCAACCTGGTGAGGTGACCCCTGAAGACGATATATACGAGCAGTACAAAAAGCGAATGATGCTTGGTTATCGTTACCGACCGAACCCACTG AATAACCCTCGGAAAGCATACTATTGA
- the LOC103499902 gene encoding protein LIM1-like: MKQAIFKPLEFLVFILAIASFLGQGKAKFCSNSLIYSLVQLLPCRPSLSPFHPIPPSPLCCNAIETLGQSCICALLDAPPVSGVDYNLAMSLPQKCASNFEPCF; the protein is encoded by the exons ATGAAACAGGCAATCTTCAAGCCTCTGGAGTTTCTGGTGTTCATATTGGCAATTGCATCCTTTCTGGGGCAAGGTAAAGCCAAGTTCTGTTCTAACAGTCTAATTTACTCTCTTGTTCAGCTACTTCCTTGCAGGCCTTCACTTTCTCCATTCCACCCTATCCCACCAAGTCCTCTCTGTTGCAATGCTATCGAAACTCTAGGCCAGTCCTGTATTTGCGCGTTGTTGGATGCTCCCCCTGTTTCTGGTGTTGACTATAACTTGGCCATGTCTCTACCTCAGAAATGCGCTTCAAATTTTGAGCCAT GTTTCTAG
- the LOC103500030 gene encoding uncharacterized protein LOC103500030 has protein sequence MARTKQTARKSTGGKAPRKQLATKAARKSAPATGGVKKPHRFRPGTVALREIRKYQKSTELLIRKLPFQRLVREIAQDFKTDLRFQSSAVAALQEAAEAYLVGLFEDTNLCAIHAKRVTIMPKDIQLARRIRGERARNQLNKPIKFPPKFKISRFSSSWKPYISITKPSKFLHRSIESSNFRTQIFQFLLYQFARMARTKQTARKSTGGKAPRKQLATKAARKSAPATGGVKKPHRFRPGTVALREIRKYQKSTELLIRKLPFQRLVREIAQDFKTDLRFQSSAVAALQEAAEAYLVGLFEDTNLCAIHAKRVTIMPKDIQLARRIRGERA, from the exons ATGGCTCGCACCAAGCAAACCGCCAGAAAATCCACCGGAGGAAAGGCTCCGAGGAAGCAACTCGCCACCAAAGCCGCCAGGAAGTCAGCTCCGGCTACCGGTGGAGTCAAGAAGCCACATCGCTTCCGTCCTGGAACCGTCGCACTTCGTGAAATCAGGAAGTACCAGAAGAGCACTGAGCTTCTGATCCGGAAGCTTCCGTTTCAACGTTTGGTTCGTGAAATTGCTCAAGATTTCAAGACCGATCTGAGGTTCCAGAGCAGCGCCGTGGCGGCACTTCAGGAAGCGGCGGAGGCCTACTTGGTAGGTTTGTTTGAAGACACAAATCTTTGTGCGATTCATGCTAAGAGAGTTACGATTATGCCAAAGGATATCCAATTGGCTAGGAGGATTAGAGGGGAAAGGGCT AGAAACCAATT AAACAAACCCATCAAATTTCccccaaaatttaaaatctcccgcttttcttcttcttggaAACCCTATATCTCCATCACCAAACCCTCGAAGTTTCTTCATCGCTCAATCGAATCTTCAAACTTCAGAACTCAAATCTTCCAATTTCTGCTCTACCAGTTTGCCCGAATGGCTCGCACCAAGCAAACCGCCAGGAAGTCTACTGGAGGCAAGGCCCCTAGAAAGCAATTGGCCACCAAAGCCGCCAGGAAGTCAGCTCCGGCCACCGGTGGAGTGAAGAAGCCCCATCGTTTCCGTCCTGGAACCGTCGCACTTCGTGAAATCAGGAAGTACCAGAAGAGCACCGAGCTTCTGATCCGGAAGCTTCCGTTTCAACGTTTAGTTcgtgaaattgctcaggatttCAAGACCGATCTGAGGTTCCAGAGCAGTGCCGTTGCGGCGCTTCAGGAGGCGGCGGAAGCCTATTTGGTTGGTTTGTTTGAGGATACGAATCTTTGTGCTATTCACGCTAAGAGGGTAACCATTATGCCTAAGGATATTCAATTGGCAAGGAGGATTAGAGGGGAGAGGGCTTAA
- the LOC103499904 gene encoding SURP and G-patch domain-containing protein 1-like protein isoform X2, which produces MMILYKQPETEYTHCLSMDKGMPPTLFVNDGSFMERFKQLQQKNGEKDKDKDKDATSDEPKPIKIVAGTSIPHTSSKTSMQFKGGEIRKTAPTGKLAFSLKQKSKLVAPSVKLGADEDEDEPDAVDASDHLPEKRQKLGPQDGTEQPVLQSGDAPPSPSDPTVKKVADKLASFVAKHGRQFEHVTRQKNPGDTPFKFLFDESSADYKYYEYQLAQEEKALSQSVELKSSNDGGSMQTSKPRTGSQKSLQQSSSSNYQTPASALYEPSEDSRTSVGSSSTTAWPERAGEARPPSSGDPIAMMEFYMKKAAREERMRQPKQSKDEMPPPASLQASALGKRGHHMGDFIPHEELEKFLATCNDASARKFSKEAADKAKIQADNVGHRLLSKMGWKEGEGLGSSKSGIADPIMAGDVKTNNLGVGAHQPGEVTPEDDIYEQYKKRMMLGYRYRPNPLNNPRKAYY; this is translated from the exons ATGATGATTCTTTATAAGCAGCCTGAGACTGAGTATACTCATTGCCTCTCGATGGACAAAGGAATGCCTCCTACCCTTTTTGTCAACGATGGATCATTTATGGAAAGGTTTAAACAACTCCAACAGAAAAATGGTGAGAAGGATAAGGATAAAGATAAAGATGCTACCTCTGACGAGCCAAAACCAATCAAGATTGTAGCAGGGACTTCGATTCCACATACTAGTAGTAAAACTAGTATGCAGTTTAAGGGTGGTGAGATTCGCAAGACTGCCCCAACTGGAAAACTTGCTTTCAGCTTGAAGCAGAAGTCTAAGCTTGTGGCACCTTCTGTGAAGTTAGGAGCAGATGAGGATGAAGATGAACCTGATGCCGTAGATGCATCTGATCATCTACCAGAGAAGCGTCAAAAGTTAGGTCCACAAGATGGTACTGAACAGCCAGTACTTCAATCTGGTGATG CACCACCTTCACCAAGTGATCCTACAGTGAAGAAAGTTGCCGACAAGCTAGCAAGTTTTGTGGCTAAACATGGAAGGCAATTTGAGCATGTTACTCGCCAAAAGAATCCTGGAGATACACCATTTAA ATTTCTGTTTGATGAGAGTTCTGCAGATTACAAATACTATGAATATCAGCTAGCTCAAGAAGAAAAAGCTTTATCACAGTCCGTCGAACTTAAATCCTCTAATG ATGGTGGGAGCATGCAAACTTCTAAGCCAAGGACTGGTTCTCAGAAATCTCTCCAGCAGTCTTCCTCATCAAATTATCAAACCCCTGCCTCTGCTTTATATGAACCGTCAGAAGATTCAAGGACTTCGGTGGGTTCATCCAGTACTACTGCATGGCCTGAAAGAGCAG GTGAAGCTAGACCACCATCAAGTGGAGATCCGATTGCAATGATGGAATTCTACATGAAGAAAGCTGCTCGCGAAGAGCGGATGAGACAACCTAAACAGTCAAAAGATGAAATGCCTCCTCCTGCGTCTCTTCAAG CTTCAGCCTTAGGGAAGAGAGGGCATCACATGGGTGACTTCATTCCCCACGAGGAGCTTGAAAAGTTCTTAGCTACATGCAATGATGCATCTGCCCGGAAATTTTCTAAAGAAGCCGCTGATAAGGCTAAAATTCAGGCTGATAATGTGGGGCACAGACTCCTATCTAAAATGGGATGGAAAGAAG GTGAGGGTCTGGGAAGCTCCAAGAGTGGCATTGCAGATCCCATAATGGCAGGTGATGTAAAAACAAATAACTTGGGTGTTGGAGCCCATCAACCTGGTGAGGTGACCCCTGAAGACGATATATACGAGCAGTACAAAAAGCGAATGATGCTTGGTTATCGTTACCGACCGAACCCACTG AATAACCCTCGGAAAGCATACTATTGA